The genomic window CCGAGCAGCGCCCGCAGCGCGAAGGGATCCGCATGCATGTCAGCGCCCGATCTCGGTCCTGACGGCGAACAGCTCGGGGAAGAACGTGAGCTGCAGCGCCCGCTGCAGGAAGGGCACGCCGCTGGAGCCGCCCGTGCCGGTCTTGAACCCGATGATCCGCTCGACCGTCTTGAGATGGCGGAAGCGCCACAGCTGGAAGTTGTCCTCCAGGTCGACGAGCTCCTCGCAGGTCTCGTACGCCGCCCAGTGCGACTGCGGGTCGGCGTAGATGTCGGCGAACAGCGGCACCAGCTCGGGGGCGAACGTCCATGCCTCGGTGACGTCGCGCTCGAGGATCGCCTCGGGGATCGGATATCCCGAGCGCGCCAGCATCCGCAGGAATTCGTCGTAGAGGCTCGGCGCCTCGAGTGCCGACCGCACCAGCTCCTGCGCCGTCGGGTCGGCCTCGAACACGCGCATCATCGCGGCATTCTTGTTGCCGAGGGTGAACTCGACCGCGCGGTACTGCGCCGACTGGAACCCGCTGGCGTTGCCCAGCACGCCGCGGAACTGCGCGTACTCGGCGGGGGTCAGCGTCGCGAGGACGGACCACTGCTCGGTCAGCGTCTTCTGGATGTGCTTGACGCGGGCGATGCACTTGAGCGCGGGGGCGAGCTGGTCTTCGCGCAGGAGCCGGCAGGCGGCGGACAGCTCGTGCAGCACCAGCTTCAGCCACAGCTCCGTGGTCTGGTGCTGGATGATGAACAGCAGCTCGTCGTGATGCTCGGGATCGCTCAGCGGTCGCTGGGCCGCCAGCAGGGTGCCGAGGTCGAGATAGCCCCCGTAGCTCATGCGATCGGCGAAGTCGGTGACGACCGTGCCCTC from Microbacterium sulfonylureivorans includes these protein-coding regions:
- the kynA gene encoding tryptophan 2,3-dioxygenase, which translates into the protein MSEGVERNTRAIEGTVVTDFADRMSYGGYLDLGTLLAAQRPLSDPEHHDELLFIIQHQTTELWLKLVLHELSAACRLLREDQLAPALKCIARVKHIQKTLTEQWSVLATLTPAEYAQFRGVLGNASGFQSAQYRAVEFTLGNKNAAMMRVFEADPTAQELVRSALEAPSLYDEFLRMLARSGYPIPEAILERDVTEAWTFAPELVPLFADIYADPQSHWAAYETCEELVDLEDNFQLWRFRHLKTVERIIGFKTGTGGSSGVPFLQRALQLTFFPELFAVRTEIGR